Part of the Terrisporobacter glycolicus ATCC 14880 = DSM 1288 genome is shown below.
ATAGTATCTGGAATAAGTTCATTACAATATATTTTCTCAAAAATATTTGTAGATATGAATGATGTGTATATTACTAGTAGTCATGGCAAAATACCTGATTTTGATTATATTTTATCCCATAAAAAGGTATGTATGGTAACTGACAATAAAATAGGTCCTCGTGAAATTTGTAAAGAAATACAAAAAAGAAACTTAAATAAAGTAATTGTTGTGGGAGAAAACTTATCTTATGATAATGAAAGAATAACTATAGGAAAAGCTGAAGACATATTAGCAGTTGAAAAATTTGAAATGAATGTTGTGGTGATACTGGATGAAAAATGATGAATTTATTAGGGGAAAAGTTCCTATAACAAAGGAAGAAGTTAGAAGCATCTCATTAAATAAATTAGACTTAAAAAAAGCTAAAACTTTTATAGATGTGGGGGCAGGTACAGGAAGTGTTTCTATTGAAGCAGCCAAGACTTATGATAATTTAAATGTTATAGCGATTGAAAGAAACCATGAAGCTACAGATTTGATAAACAAGAATGTGGAAAAATTCAATTTATCAAATATAAAAGTTATACAAGCTTATGCTCCTATTGAAATAAAGGAAAAAGCTGATGGAATTTTTCTGGGTGGAACAGGAAATAACCTGGAAGAAATAATAAAATGGTCAAAAGATTTATTAATACCAGGAGGAAGATTAGTAGCCAATTTTATATTAATTGATAATTTTTATGACACAATGAAGTTACTAAAAAAATATAATTTTGAAAATGTGGATGTATCACTACTAAATATAAGTAAACTAGAAAAATTAGGAGGACGAGATTATTTTAAACCTCACAATCCTATTTACATAATATCATGCGAAAAAGGGGAAGAAGATGAACATGAATAAAGTACATTTTGTTGGAGCAGGACCAGGAGATAAAGAGTTAATAACATTAAAAGGATATAAGTTATTGTCTAATGCAGATGTGGTAATATATGCAGGGTCATTAGTTAACCCAGCGCTTTTAGATTATTGTAAAGAAGGATGCGAAATTCATGACAGCGCATATATGAACTTACAAGAAATAATAGAAGTTATGGAAAAAGGAATTAAAGAAGGAAAATCAGTTGTTAGACTTCAAACAGGAGACTTCTCAATATACGGTTCTATAAGAGAACAAGTTGAAGATTTAGCAAAATTAAATATAGATTATGATTGCACTCCAGGGGTGAGTTCTTTCCTTGGAGCATCATCAGCTTTAGGTGTGGAATATACAGTTCCAGAAATATCTCAATCAGTAGTAATAACAAGAATGGAAGGGAGAACTCCAGTGCCACCAAAAGAATCAATAGAATCTTTTGCGGCTCACCAAACATCAATGGTAATATTCCTTTCAGTTCAAGAAATAGAAAAAGTTGTGGAAAAACTAATTCATGGTGGATATGATAAAACAACACCAATAGCTGTTGTATATAAGGCAACTTGGCCAGATGAAAAAGTAGTAAAAGGAACTCTACAAGACATAGCAATAAAAGTAAAAGAAGCTGATATAAGAAAAACAGCATTAATAATGGTGGGAGAATTTTTAGGAAAAGAATATAATAATTCAAAATTATATGATAAGGACTTTGTTCATGAATACAGAGGATAAAAAAATAGCCATATTATCCATTACTAAAAATGGGAAAGAGCTTGGATTAAAAATAAAAAGAAATATGTCTACTGCTCATTTATACTATGTAAAAAAGGATGCTGTTAAAGAAGCAGATAATGTTATTTATGTAAACAAAAAATTGAAGGAGTTTGTGCCAAAAATTTTTGGTGAATATGACTATATTATATTTATAATGGCATGCGGAATTGTAGTAAGAACTATAGCGCCATTGATAGAAAATAAATTTATAGACCCTGCTATTTTAGTCAGCGATGAAAAGGGAAAAAACATTATAAGTTTGCTTAGCGGACACATGGGTGGAGCAAATGAGATGACTTTATATATAAGCAATTTATTAAACTCAAATCCAGTAATAACTACGGCTACAGATGTTAACCATAAATCATCATTAGATATGATTGCAAAAAAACTAAATGCTCATATTTATGATTTCAGAAATAAAGTATTAAAAATAAACTCTATGCTAGTTAATGGTGAAGTTGTGAATCTTTTTATAGATGGAGATTACAACATAGATACAAGAGGATTTAATATATGCAAGCAGGATGAAGTAAATAAATTAGACCAAGTAATAGTAATAAGTAATAAGAAAAATTTAAACTTAATAAATAATAATATTCTTAAAGTTGTACCTAAAAATATTGTAATAGGTATTGGATGTAGAAAAAATATTGATAAAGAATATATGATAAATTCATTATCTGATTTTTTACATAAGCAAAATATTGATATAAATGCAATAAAAGAGATAGGAAGTATAGATATCAAAAAGAATGAAGTAGCCTTGATAAACTTAAGTGAATATTTAAATATTCCTTTTAAAACATTTACAGCTGATGAAATATCAAAAGTAGAACATTTATATGAAAAGTCACAGTGGGTAAAACAAAATGTGGGTGTTCACTCTGTGGCAGAACCTGTGGCTCACTTATTAAGTAATGGAAATTTAATAATAGAAAAACATAAATACAATGGAATTACATTTTCAGTAGGGAGAGTTAATATATGATATATGTTGTAGGTATTGGACCAGGATGCAAAAACTTGATGACTATTGAAGCAATAAATGCAATAGAAGATGCTGAAGTTATAGTAGGATATAAAACTTACATTGATTTAGTAACAGAATTTATTGCAGACAAAGAAGTTGTGCAAAATGGAATGAGAAAAGAAATAGAAAGATGTAAGCAAGCTTTAGAAATTGCAAAAACAGGGAAAAAAGTTGCTGTTATAAGTAGTGGAGATGCTGGGATATATGGAATGGCAGGACTTATACTAGAGTTAGTAACAAAAGAAGGTGTTGATATAAAAGTCAAAGTTGTACCAGGTGTTACAGCAAGTATAGGAGCGGCAGCAGTACTTGGAGCACCTATAATGCATGATTTTTGCCATATAAGTTTAAGTGATTTGATGACTCCTTGGGAAGTTATAGAAAAAAGATTAAGGCTGGCTGCAGAAGCTGATTTTGTTATTTGTTTATACAACCCAAGAAGTAAAGGAAGAAGTGAGCACTTAGCTAAGGCCTTTGAAATCATGGGAGAATTTAAGGACAAATCAACTCCAGTAGGAATAGTAAAAGATGTGGGAAGAGAAAAGGAAGAAAAATTCATATGCACATTTGATACTATGGAATTTGAAAGAGTTGATATGACTACTATGGTGATTATAGGAAATAAAGCGACTTATATACATAATGATTTGATTATAACTCCGAGAGGATACGAAGTATGATTTTAGTTTTAGGTGGAACTTCGGACAGTATAGAAATATGTCATAAATTAAATGAAAAAAATATTGATTATGTAGTTTCTGTAACAACTTCTTATGGAGAAGATTTGGCAAAGAAATGTTCAAATAAAATTATATTAAAAAAGCTAACTATAGGAGATATGGTTAAATTTATAAATGAAAATTGTATTACAAAAATAATAGATGCTACTCATCCTTATGCTATAGAAGTATCTAGAAACGCTATTAAAGCGTCACAAATTACAAATATAAAATACATTAGATTTGAAAGAGAGTCTTTAATAAAAGAGGTAAATTACAAAAATAAGTACATAGTTAATGATATAGAAAAAGCCTGTGAAATAGCCAATAAAATTGGTCATAATATTTTTATTGGAACAGGAAGTAAAAACTTATATTTATATAAAGAAAAAATAAAAAATAAAAACTTGATTCCTAGGGTACTTCCAACGAGTGAAGTGTTAATTAGTTGTGAAGAATTAGGATTTAATGCAGACAATATTATAGCTATGAGAGGACCTTTTTCTGTTGAAATGAATGAGTCCACATACAAACAATATAATATTGACTTAGTAATTACAAAAGAAAGTGGAGTAGCAGGAGGATTTTTAGAAAAAATTAAAGCTTGTGAAAACTTAAATATTCCTGTGATTATTATAAAGAGAAAAGAAATGAATTATCCAAATACTGTTGGAAAAATTCAAGATTTAATTGATTTAATATAGTAAATAATTAGATTTAGTATAAGGGAGAGACGTTATGAAAAAAGCTATATTGGTAGTAAGTTTCGGTACTAGCTATCATGAAACTAGGAAAAAAACTATAGAGCCTTGTGAAAATAAAATAAAAGAGAGTTTTGAAGGTTATGATTTCTATAGAGCATTTACTTCGAGTATGATTATAAAAAAATTAAAGAAAAGAGATAACTTAATAATTGATAATCCAGTAGAAGCTTTAGAGAAACTTTATAATGAAGGTTATGAAGAAGTAATAGTACAATCCCTTCATATTATATGTGGAGAAGAATATAACAAACTTAAAGAGATGGTAGATGGATTTAAAGATAAATTTGAAAGAATTTCTTTAGGAAGACCTCTATTAACTTATATAGATGATTATAGAGAAACTGTTTTGGCTGTAAAACAAGATATTGAAAAAATGGATATAGATGAAGCCCTAGTATTCATGGGACATGGCACAGAACATGAAAGTCATGCTTCTTATCCAGCCATAGAGTACATGTTTAGAGATTATGGAATAAATGCTTATGTTGGAACGGTTGAAGGATATCCAGAAATTGATCAAGTAATTAAGTTATTAAAAGAAAGAAATGTAAAAACAGTAGACTTAATGCCATTTATGTTGGTAGCAGGTGATCATGCTATAAATGATATGGCCAGTGACGAGGAAGATTCATGGAAAACTATTTTAGAAAATAAAGGATTTAATGTGAAAGTTCATTTAAAAGGACTTGGAGAAAATCCATACATACAAGAGAAATTTGTTAACCATGCACTAGATTGTATGAAAGAACTAGAAGAAGTAAGCATTTAATAATTGGAGGAAATTAATATGGCAAAGTTTTATGGAATTGGAACTGGACCAGGAGATAGTTCATTAGTAACAGTAAAGGCAGTTAATACACTAAAAAATTTAGATATATTATATACACCAGAATCTAAAAAAGGTGGAGAAAGCTTAGCATTATCAATAGTTGATGAGTATTTACCAGAAGGCTTAGAAATAAAATCTAGACATTTTCCTATGAATTTTAATGGTACAGAAAAAATACAAGTATGGAATTCAATATCAGGTGAAATAGTTGAAGATGTTAAAAAAGGCAAAAATGTTGGTTTTGTAACATTGGGAGATCCTATGATATACAGTACTTATGTATATGTAATGGAAAGATTAATGGAAGATATAGAAGTAGAAACTATACCAGGTATTTCATCATTTTCTAATATAGCATCAAACCAAAACTTTCCTCTAGTAATGGACACAGATCCATTAATAGTAATACCATGTACTATGGAAGAGGATAAAATAGACGAAGCTCTTGAAAAATATGATTGTTTAGTATTAATGAAAGTTTACAAAAAAATAAATATGGTAATAGATAAACTGAAAAAACATGATCTAATTGATCATGCTATACTAGTTAGTAATTCATCTCAAGATAAAGAAGAAGTATTTACTAATTTAAGAGATGAACATATTGATGAGAAGATATCATATTTTTCAACTATATTAGTAAATAAAAATAGAAGTAAAAGATAATATCTTGTTAAAACAGAATTCCTATAAAATAAGGAGAATTAATATGAAGATAGTAGTTGGAACACGAGGTAGTAAATTAGCCCTTATTCAAACTAACTGGGTAGTTGAAGAATTAAAAAAAGCTAATCCAGACATTGAATTCGAAATCAAGGTAATAAAAACAAAGGGTGATTTAGTGACGCATTTACCTTTGCATAAAATAGGAGATAAGGGCCTATTTACAAAAGAGATTGAGCAGCAACTTTTAGATAGAGAAATAGATTTAGCTGTACACAGTATGAAGGATATGCCATCAAGTCTTCCAGAAGGATTAAAATTTGCAAATGTGCCAAGAAGAGAAGATCCTAGAGATATTCTTGTTTTAAAGGGAAACTACAAAACACTAGAAGATTTGCCTCATGGAGCAAGAATTGGTACAGGAAGTAAAAGAAGAATATATCAACTCCTTAAATATAGACCTGATTTAGAAATAGTACCTATAAGAGGAAATATCGATACTAGAATAAGAAAAATAGAAGATGAAAATCTTCATGGTATTGTATTAGCAGCAGCAGGCTTATTAAGAGCAGGATTGGAGGAACGTATTAGTTATTACCTACCAACTAATATAATGATACCGGCTCCAGCTCAAGGAGCACTTGCTCTGGAAATAAGAGAAAATGATTTACATATGGAAGAAATAATTTCTCATATTAAAGATGAAACAACAGAAATACAAGTAGCAGCAGAGAGAGGATTTTTAGCAGGAGTTAACGGAGGTTGCCATGTTCCTATGGGGGCTTATTGTGAAATTAATGATGATAAATTAATATTAACCGGTATTTATGGAGACGAAGAAGGTAAAAAACTAGTTGTAAAATCAATAGAAGGAAGTGTTAAAGACTCTGCTAAAATAGGATTTGATTTGGCAGAAGAAGTTCTTAAGGAATACAACAAGTTATAGTGAATTTAAGGAGTATGAAAACTATGAAGGGAAAAGTTTACTTAGTGGGGGCAGGACCTGGAGATTATAAACTTATAACTCTGAAAGGGTTAGAATGTATAAGAAAAGCAGATGTAATAGTTTATGATAGGTTAGCTAACGTTAAATACTTAGAAGAAGCAAAGAAAGACTGTATATTTATAAATGTAGGAAAAGCGTCTAGTAATCATATATTACCACAAGATGACATAAACAGATTGATTGCTGATAAGGCATTAGAAGGAAAGATTGTTGTTAGATTAAAGGGTGGAGATCCTTATGTATTTGGTAGAGGGGGAGAAGAAGCAGAACTTCTTCGTGATGAAAATATTGATTTTGAAGTAGTTCCAGGAATAACTTCTCCAATAGGAGGTCTATGTTATGCAGGTATTCCTATAACTCACAGAGATCATGCTTCATCTTTCCACATTATAACAGGCCATCCTAGAAAAGATGGGAAAGAAACAAAGGAAATAAATTGGAATGCTCTAGCAAATGTAAAAGGTACCTTAGTGTTTTTGATGGGAATTGCCAACTTAAAAAATATAAGCGAAAACCTAATTAAAGAAGGTAAAGATAAAAATACTCCAGTGGCCTTTATTAGTTGGGCAACAAGATCTAATCAAAGGGTTGTAACAGCTACTTTAGAAAATGCTCATGAAGTAGCAATTGAAGAAAATGTTAAACCACCTACTTTAATAGTAGTTGGAAGTGTTGTAAACCTTAGAGAGAAGCTAAACTTCTTTGAGGAAAGACCACTGTTTGGAAAAAATATTGTGGTTACTAGATGTAGAACACAAAGTAGTGTATTAGCTGAGAAAATTAGTGATATGGGTGGAAATCCAATCGAAATCCCAACTATAAAAATCCAAAAGGTTGAGGATAATAAAGAACTAGGAGTAGAAATAGATAGAATAAAAGATTATACTTATATACTATTTAGTAGCAAAAATGCAGTGGATATATTCTTTGATAAGTTAAATGAAATGGGATATGACTCAAGAGTTCTTTGCAATAGTAAAATTTGCGCTGTTGGAGGAGAAACTGCAAAATCTATTAAATCAAGAGGAGTAATTGCTGATATAGTTCCACAAAAATATGTGGCTGAAGGCCTTTATGAAGAATTAAAAAATATTATTAATGAAAATGATAAAATTTTAATTCCAAGAGCAAAAAATGCTAGAGATTTCTTAGTGAATAAATTAAGTGAGAAATGTTATATTAAAGAAGTTATTACTTATGAGTCAGTTATAGATAATAATAAAAAAGATTTGGCCCTAGAAGTAATAGAAGATGAAAAAGTTGATTATATTACTTTTGCCAGCTCTTCAACAGTTAAAAACTTTATAACTTTAATAGGAGAAGAAAATCTCAAAAAACTAAAAAACAAAAATATAATATCCATAGGTCCAATAACTAGCAAAACCATAGAGGACTTTGGATTAGAAGTTTATAGAGAAGCTGAAGTAGCGACAATTGACAGTATGATAGATGCAATATCAAATAATGAAAAAATACAAATGGGGGAACTAACATGTTAAGAAGACCAAGAAGATTAAGAAGTAGTAAAGCTATAAGAAATTTAGTTAGAGAAACAAAATTACAAGTGGAAGATTTAATTTATCCATTATTTATAGTAGATGGAGAAAACATAAAAAGAGAAATATCATCAATGGAAGGAGTTTATCATTTTTCAGTTGATATGTTAGATGATGAAATAAAAGAATTAACAGAACTTGGAATTGAGCACATATTACTATTTGGTGTGCCAGATGATGAGAAAAAAGATTGTTGTGCAAGTGAAGCATTTAATCCAGAAGGTGGGGTTCAAAGAGCAGTAAGAAAAATAAAGGAAATAAATCCAGAAATGGATGTTATATGTGATGTATGTATGTGTGAATATACTAGCCATGGTCACTGTGGAATATTAACTGATACTGGATATGTACATAATGACAAAACTTTAGACTACCTTGCAAAAATATCTTTAAGCTATGCACAGGCTGGAGCTGATATGGTTGCACCATCTGATATGATGGATGGAAGAATAGAATCAATAAGAGAAGTTTTAGATAGTAATGGATTTGAAAATGTAGCTATAATGGCTTATAGTGCTAAATATGCATCATCATTCTATGGACCATTTAGAGAAGCTGCAAACTCTGCACCTCAATTTGGTGACAGAAAAACTTATCAAATGGATCCAGCAAATACAAATGAAGCAGTAATAGAAGGACAATTAGATGTTGAAGAAGGTGCTGATATAATAATGGTTAAACCAGCCCTATCTTATTTAGATGTAATACAAAGATTCAAAGATAACTTTGATTTACCAATAGCGGCTTATAATGTAAGTGGAGAATACTCAATGTTAAAATTAGCTGTTAAAGAAGGATTACTAAATGAAAGTGCTATTTATGAAGCAGTTATGTCTATAAAAAGAGCAGGAGCTACAATAATAATCACTTATTTTGCTAAAGACATAGCTAAAATGTTAAAAAATAACTAGCTAATATAAGTGATAAAACATATTGGAGGAAAGATTATGAATAATAAATTTGTTTTATCATATAGTGGTGGAAAAGATTGTATGTTAGCTTTATATAGAAAAATACAAGAAGGGTGTATTCCAGTAGCCCTTCTAACTACTGTGAAAAAATCTGATTGTGAAACTTGGACTCATGGTTTAAGCTATGATTTACTTGAACAAGTTAGCAAAAGCTTAGAAATACCTGTTATTTATGCAGAATGCGATGTTTCAGAATACGAAATTAAGTTTGAAGAAAAACTTAAGGTGGCAAAGGAAATGGGTGCAACTTCAGTAGTATATGGAGATATTGATATTGAACTACATAAACAGTGGGGAATAGATAGGGCAATCAATACAGGTTTAAACTATGAATTTCCTTTATGGAAAGAAAATAGAGAAAAACTTGTTCATGAAGCTATAGATAATGGATTCAAAGCTATAATTAAGAAAGTAAACTTAGATTATATGAATGAAGATTTCTTGGGAAAAACGCTAACAAAAGAATTGGTGGAAAAGATTAAATCTACTGGTTCTGATCCTTGTGGAGAAAATGGCGAGTATCATACATTTGTAGTAGATGGACCAATATTTAATTATAGAATAGAAGTTAAACAAGATGATTTTAAATCACAAAATAGTTATAGATTTTCAATAAAGTAGAAATTAGAAATACCTTAAAGTTAGTTTACAAAACTTCTTTAAGGTATTTTTAGTTATTAAAAATTATATTAAAATATAATTAGAACTACATAATTATAGAATAGGGGGGATGTTATGTATTATCCAATTAATTTAAAAATAGATGATATGAAAATTGTTGTTATAGGTGGTGGAAAGGTAGCATATAGAAAATGCATAAACTTTCTTGCTTTTAACAAAAAATTAGTAGTAGTAAGTGAAGAATTTATAAAAGAGTTTGAAAATATAAAAGAGGAAATAGAAATTATAGAAGATAGTTATAATGAAAAATATATAAAAGAAGCTTTTGTTGTAGTTGCTGCTACTAATAATAAAGATGTAAATCATCAAATAGGAACTTATTGTATAGAATATGCAAAATTAGTAAATGTAGTTGATGATGTAGATTTATCTAATTTTACAGTGCCTTCTTTTGTGAAAAGAGGAGATTTATTACTAAGTGTCTCTACTGGTGGAAAAAGCCCTTCTTTATCAGCAAAGATAAGAAAAGAATTAGGAGAAGTTTACGATGAAAGTTATGAAGAGTATGTAAATTTACTGGGTGAAAATAGGCAGTTTATAATAAATAATACACAGGATGTTGTAATAAGAAGGAAACAATTGAAAGAACTTTTGGACTTAAGTATTGATGAACTTAAGCAAAGAAAATATAAAAATTTATTAAATGTAAAATTTGAATAAAAATAAAAAATGTAATTTTAAGATTCTAAATTTATGATAAAATTAAATCTAGCTAAAAATATATTAATAGCTGGGGGAAAAGATGAAAACAATAGGAATAGTTACAGATGGAGTAACAAAACTAGAAATATTTTTAAATGAAAATATTAGATTAATATTTGGTGAAAAAGTAAAAATAAATAATTATCAGTTTAAAAATCTTGAAAAAAATCATTTAATAAATGACGATGTAATACTTGTTATGATTAATGATAGAGTTGTAAAAGTGAAAGAGTATGTAGATGATACTAGTAAAATTATAAAAATAAATAGAAGTATTAGACAAAAGGATATATATAAATTATTTGCATTACCAGAAGGTATGGATGTTTTAGTTGTAAATGATAATGAACATACTATAATAGAAACAATCTCAAGTTTATATGGTTTAGGAGTAAATCATCTTAACTTTGTTTTATACAATAAAAATATAGACCAAAGCAATATCAAAGTTGCAGTTACACCTGGAGAGTCAAACTTAGTTCCCAATTATATAGAAAATATAATTGATTTAGGTCATAGATACATAGATAGTTCGACATTTATTCAAATAATGACTAAATTAAAAATTGAAGATAAAGATGTTACAAAAAATTTAATTAAATATTGTGATGAAGTTATAAGTTTATACTCTGGAATTAATAACACATATAAGTATTTAACTATTATAAATGAAGAATTAAACTCTATAATAAATTTATCTCAAAATGGAATGATATTAATCTCAAATAAAAATGAGATAACTATATGTAATGAAAGCTTAAAAAATATATTAGATATGGATGAATATATAGTTGGTAAGAAAGTTACAGATATAGATAATGTAGAAATAAGAAAAATTTTTGAATTAAAAGAAGCTGAAGATGAAGTAGTTAAGTACAAGAATAAATATTTGAATATAAACAAATATAAAATAAATAGTTTTGGAAAAAATACAGGTACTTATTTTTGTATTCAAGAAATTACTCATATTAAAAAACTAGAGCAAAATCTTAGTAAAAAATTAAGATATAGTGGACAGATAGCTAGATATAATTTTGATGATATTAAAACACAATCTCCAATTTTAGAAAACACTATAAAGTTAGCGAAAAGGATTGCAAAATCTGATCATACTGTATTAATTACTGGAGAAAGTGGTACAGGAAAAGAATTAATGGCCCAATCTATACATAATGAATCTTTAAGAGCTAATCAGCCTTTTATTGCTGTAAATTGTGCAGCTATGCCAGAAAATTTAATGGAAAGTGAGTTGTTTGGATATGAAGAAGGTTCATTCACAGGTGCATTAAAAGGAGGTAAAAAAGGATTATTTGAGCAAGCTAATAATGGGACAATATTCTTAGATGAAATAGGAGATATGCCAGTATATCTTCAAACAAAATTACTTCGTGTTATACAAGAACAACAGGTTATGCGCATTGGATCAAACAACATCATAAATATTGATGTTAGGATAATAGCTGCAACCAATAGAGATTTATTAAAGATGGTTAAAGAAGAAAAGTTTAGATCTGATTTGTATTATAGGATAAATGTTCTACCTATTAATATACCGGCCTTAAAAGATAGAAAAGAAGATATACTTATGCTATTACAATCATTTATATCAAATAAACGCGAATTAAGTGATGAAGTAAAAAATATCTTAAATAAATATAATTGGCCAGGTAATATTAGAGAGCTGAGAAATGTAGCACTGTATATAGATACAATGGTTGAAAATAATAAAGTGATAATAGAAAATTTACCTTATTATCTTTTAAATTATGATTTAGATGAAGATATTAAAAATATACAAATGAAATTTGAATTAAATAAAATAAGAGAAGTAATTAATATAATTAGAAATTTTAATTTGGAAAATAAATCAGCTGGAAGAAATAGCATAATGAATAGATTAATGGAGAAAGAAGTTGTTATTAGTGAAGGTGAAGTTAGAAATATACTTACTTCATTAAAGGAACTTGATATTATAGAAAGTGAAGTTGGAAGAAAAGGTAGTGAACTAACTAATAAAGGAATAAGATTACTAAATAAAATAGGTAGATAAACAGGTTATTTTTAAACCTATTTATCTACCTATTTTATTATTTAAGTACAAAATTTAAATAAAAGTAAATGCAAAATCATATGTAATTATAAAAAAAAGAAAAATTTTTCTTAAAATTGTTAAGAATTAAACTATTTTAATGTGAAACTACTAAATATAAAATGAAATTTAAAAAATATAATAATTTGGAAAAGTTGGCACATAAATTGCTAATATATTTAGATGAGAAAAGTTTTATAACATCAAAGAAATGGAGCGATTTATATGAAGAAGAAACCAATTATAGGTATATCAGGTAGCATGATAGTGGATGAAGGAGGAATGTTTCCTGGTTATGAAAGAGCTTATGTAAATAATGATTATGTTCAAAGTGTGGCAAGTTGTGATGCAATACCTTATATAGTGCCAATGATAAATGATGAAGATATTATAAGATGCCAAGTATCAAATTTAGATGCTTTAATATTATCAGGTGGACATGATGTGAATCCATTACAATATGGAGAAGAGCCGCATAGTAAACTAGGTGGTATTTTACCTAAAAGAGATGAATTTGATATAAAATTATTAAAAATTGCTTTAGAAATGAATAAGCCTATTTTAGGAATTTGTAGAGGAGAGCAAATAATAAATGTTGCAGAAGGAGGAAGCTTATATCAAGATTTATCCTTAATTGAAGGATGTTACATAAAACATAACCA
Proteins encoded:
- the hemC gene encoding hydroxymethylbilane synthase, whose amino-acid sequence is MKIVVGTRGSKLALIQTNWVVEELKKANPDIEFEIKVIKTKGDLVTHLPLHKIGDKGLFTKEIEQQLLDREIDLAVHSMKDMPSSLPEGLKFANVPRREDPRDILVLKGNYKTLEDLPHGARIGTGSKRRIYQLLKYRPDLEIVPIRGNIDTRIRKIEDENLHGIVLAAAGLLRAGLEERISYYLPTNIMIPAPAQGALALEIRENDLHMEEIISHIKDETTEIQVAAERGFLAGVNGGCHVPMGAYCEINDDKLILTGIYGDEEGKKLVVKSIEGSVKDSAKIGFDLAEEVLKEYNKL
- the cobA gene encoding uroporphyrinogen-III C-methyltransferase codes for the protein MKGKVYLVGAGPGDYKLITLKGLECIRKADVIVYDRLANVKYLEEAKKDCIFINVGKASSNHILPQDDINRLIADKALEGKIVVRLKGGDPYVFGRGGEEAELLRDENIDFEVVPGITSPIGGLCYAGIPITHRDHASSFHIITGHPRKDGKETKEINWNALANVKGTLVFLMGIANLKNISENLIKEGKDKNTPVAFISWATRSNQRVVTATLENAHEVAIEENVKPPTLIVVGSVVNLREKLNFFEERPLFGKNIVVTRCRTQSSVLAEKISDMGGNPIEIPTIKIQKVEDNKELGVEIDRIKDYTYILFSSKNAVDIFFDKLNEMGYDSRVLCNSKICAVGGETAKSIKSRGVIADIVPQKYVAEGLYEELKNIINENDKILIPRAKNARDFLVNKLSEKCYIKEVITYESVIDNNKKDLALEVIEDEKVDYITFASSSTVKNFITLIGEENLKKLKNKNIISIGPITSKTIEDFGLEVYREAEVATIDSMIDAISNNEKIQMGELTC
- the hemB gene encoding porphobilinogen synthase, encoding MLRRPRRLRSSKAIRNLVRETKLQVEDLIYPLFIVDGENIKREISSMEGVYHFSVDMLDDEIKELTELGIEHILLFGVPDDEKKDCCASEAFNPEGGVQRAVRKIKEINPEMDVICDVCMCEYTSHGHCGILTDTGYVHNDKTLDYLAKISLSYAQAGADMVAPSDMMDGRIESIREVLDSNGFENVAIMAYSAKYASSFYGPFREAANSAPQFGDRKTYQMDPANTNEAVIEGQLDVEEGADIIMVKPALSYLDVIQRFKDNFDLPIAAYNVSGEYSMLKLAVKEGLLNESAIYEAVMSIKRAGATIIITYFAKDIAKMLKNN
- a CDS encoding diphthine--ammonia ligase; the protein is MNNKFVLSYSGGKDCMLALYRKIQEGCIPVALLTTVKKSDCETWTHGLSYDLLEQVSKSLEIPVIYAECDVSEYEIKFEEKLKVAKEMGATSVVYGDIDIELHKQWGIDRAINTGLNYEFPLWKENREKLVHEAIDNGFKAIIKKVNLDYMNEDFLGKTLTKELVEKIKSTGSDPCGENGEYHTFVVDGPIFNYRIEVKQDDFKSQNSYRFSIK
- a CDS encoding precorrin-2 dehydrogenase/sirohydrochlorin ferrochelatase family protein, coding for MYYPINLKIDDMKIVVIGGGKVAYRKCINFLAFNKKLVVVSEEFIKEFENIKEEIEIIEDSYNEKYIKEAFVVVAATNNKDVNHQIGTYCIEYAKLVNVVDDVDLSNFTVPSFVKRGDLLLSVSTGGKSPSLSAKIRKELGEVYDESYEEYVNLLGENRQFIINNTQDVVIRRKQLKELLDLSIDELKQRKYKNLLNVKFE
- a CDS encoding sigma-54 interaction domain-containing protein, with product MKTIGIVTDGVTKLEIFLNENIRLIFGEKVKINNYQFKNLEKNHLINDDVILVMINDRVVKVKEYVDDTSKIIKINRSIRQKDIYKLFALPEGMDVLVVNDNEHTIIETISSLYGLGVNHLNFVLYNKNIDQSNIKVAVTPGESNLVPNYIENIIDLGHRYIDSSTFIQIMTKLKIEDKDVTKNLIKYCDEVISLYSGINNTYKYLTIINEELNSIINLSQNGMILISNKNEITICNESLKNILDMDEYIVGKKVTDIDNVEIRKIFELKEAEDEVVKYKNKYLNINKYKINSFGKNTGTYFCIQEITHIKKLEQNLSKKLRYSGQIARYNFDDIKTQSPILENTIKLAKRIAKSDHTVLITGESGTGKELMAQSIHNESLRANQPFIAVNCAAMPENLMESELFGYEEGSFTGALKGGKKGLFEQANNGTIFLDEIGDMPVYLQTKLLRVIQEQQVMRIGSNNIINIDVRIIAATNRDLLKMVKEEKFRSDLYYRINVLPINIPALKDRKEDILMLLQSFISNKRELSDEVKNILNKYNWPGNIRELRNVALYIDTMVENNKVIIENLPYYLLNYDLDEDIKNIQMKFELNKIREVINIIRNFNLENKSAGRNSIMNRLMEKEVVISEGEVRNILTSLKELDIIESEVGRKGSELTNKGIRLLNKIGR